A stretch of the Saccharolobus caldissimus genome encodes the following:
- a CDS encoding type II toxin-antitoxin system VapC family toxin, translating to MECRCLDSDILIDFLRGKESAVKYVESIIKSSRLATTVINAFELYYGAYKYNRDVKKLNEFLQSMEILPFTLDEARKAAEIEANLERRGEVIGLKDVLISSIAISNNCIIVTGNVKHFNKIHDAKVENWK from the coding sequence ATGGAATGTAGATGTTTAGATAGTGATATATTAATCGACTTCTTAAGAGGTAAGGAAAGTGCAGTAAAGTACGTTGAGTCCATAATAAAGAGTAGCAGATTAGCAACTACAGTGATTAATGCGTTTGAACTATACTACGGTGCTTACAAGTATAATAGAGATGTTAAAAAACTTAATGAATTCTTACAGTCCATGGAAATCCTTCCTTTTACCTTAGATGAGGCTAGGAAGGCTGCTGAAATAGAAGCAAATCTTGAAAGACGAGGAGAAGTAATAGGTTTAAAAGACGTGCTGATAAGTTCTATTGCAATTTCCAACAATTGTATTATAGTCACTGGAAATGTTAAACATTTTAATAAAATTCATGACGCCAAAGTTGAGAACTGGAAGTAA
- a CDS encoding NAD(P)/FAD-dependent oxidoreductase produces the protein MEYTDYLIIGSGIAGYNALKELLSIKPNAKVIMVSSDKYYPYDRPPLSKQYLRGRISRDKLFFESEEFYRRDNLKVLLGKKVDKINVKDKTAILSDNNVIQFEKALIATGGSPRRLGIAGESFAGVHYLRTLDDADNLKRDIASSKRALIIGGGFIGVEVASSLTLLGVKTTVIEVKPYIWNTFVDEKISKFIQKYFENKGVQFILNESVKELQGDHRVRLAITESGKRIEADLVLIAVGITPNVEVAQKSGIEVGNGIIVNEYLQTSVSDIYAAGDVANIYDPIEKRRKRIEHWNNAEYTGKLAARNMVGGNESYNFISSIWSDIFDLHIESAGDTMNYDEYVIRGRFELDKPNFNVIYLKGGVVKGYLAINREFEELETLNKMIERGIDVSGKKNSLTDESFDLKKLL, from the coding sequence ATGGAATACACGGATTATCTCATTATAGGAAGCGGTATAGCAGGGTATAATGCGTTAAAGGAATTATTAAGCATCAAACCCAATGCTAAAGTAATAATGGTATCGAGCGATAAATATTACCCTTATGATAGACCACCTTTATCGAAACAATATTTAAGAGGAAGAATATCTCGCGATAAATTATTCTTTGAAAGTGAAGAATTTTATAGGAGAGATAACTTAAAGGTGTTATTAGGTAAGAAAGTAGATAAAATTAACGTTAAGGATAAAACAGCAATCTTAAGTGATAATAACGTCATACAATTTGAGAAAGCTTTAATTGCAACTGGAGGTAGTCCTAGAAGGTTAGGGATTGCAGGAGAGAGTTTCGCTGGTGTACATTATTTACGTACTTTAGATGATGCCGATAATTTGAAAAGGGATATTGCTAGTAGTAAGAGAGCGCTAATTATTGGTGGTGGTTTTATTGGTGTTGAGGTTGCTTCTAGTTTAACCTTATTGGGTGTTAAGACTACCGTTATTGAGGTTAAACCGTATATTTGGAATACTTTTGTTGATGAGAAAATATCTAAGTTTATACAAAAATATTTTGAAAATAAGGGCGTGCAATTCATACTAAATGAGAGTGTAAAAGAGCTTCAAGGCGACCATAGGGTGAGGTTAGCTATCACTGAAAGTGGTAAACGGATTGAAGCTGATTTAGTTTTAATAGCTGTTGGAATTACGCCTAATGTGGAAGTGGCTCAGAAAAGCGGGATAGAAGTAGGGAATGGTATTATTGTGAATGAGTATTTGCAGACTAGTGTTTCAGATATTTATGCTGCGGGTGATGTTGCTAATATATATGATCCCATTGAGAAGAGGAGAAAGAGGATCGAGCATTGGAATAATGCTGAGTATACTGGTAAGTTAGCTGCTAGAAATATGGTTGGTGGTAACGAGTCATATAATTTCATTTCATCAATATGGTCAGATATATTCGATTTACACATAGAGTCAGCTGGGGATACAATGAATTACGACGAATACGTAATTAGAGGAAGATTTGAATTAGATAAGCCTAATTTTAACGTAATTTATCTAAAAGGTGGTGTAGTAAAAGGCTATTTAGCTATAAATAGGGAATTCGAGGAACTTGAAACTTTAAATAAAATGATAGAGAGAGGTATTGACGTATCTGGGAAAAAGAATTCATTAACAGATGAAAGTTTTGACTTGAAAAAATTATTATAA
- a CDS encoding XdhC family protein, with protein MGVERVSYFSHDLEFINRIKELIEREESFAVVEIVKTEGPSALKAGNKLIIRSDGSFEGWIGGFCTKDEIIKSSLEAIEEGLIKFLYLKTCHGGSVYLYIEPILPKRKLVIIGNNPITYYIKRIGENIGFNVMEVSEPKEIEKIKMNKNTFVIIATMGERDHEFAEVILSSNVRYIGIVASKKRGDDILSYLRNKGYSDDLISKIKVPAGININAVSPEEIALSIIAEIIKVSREAKAKEVTEEEIDLVCGMTVLKSSPYYSTFNNRTYYFCSKYCKEKFDSNPQIYVK; from the coding sequence ATGGGAGTTGAGAGAGTAAGTTACTTCTCTCATGATTTAGAATTTATAAATAGGATTAAGGAGTTGATTGAGAGAGAAGAAAGCTTTGCCGTAGTCGAGATCGTAAAAACTGAAGGACCTAGTGCTTTGAAAGCAGGTAATAAGTTAATTATAAGAAGTGATGGATCGTTTGAAGGATGGATAGGTGGTTTCTGTACTAAGGATGAGATAATAAAGAGCTCCTTAGAGGCTATAGAAGAGGGATTAATTAAGTTTTTATATTTAAAGACCTGCCATGGAGGTTCCGTATATTTATACATAGAGCCTATACTTCCTAAGAGAAAACTAGTAATAATTGGGAATAATCCTATAACTTATTATATTAAGAGAATAGGGGAGAATATAGGTTTTAATGTGATGGAAGTCAGTGAGCCTAAGGAAATTGAGAAAATAAAAATGAATAAGAATACATTCGTTATTATAGCCACAATGGGGGAAAGGGATCATGAATTCGCGGAAGTTATACTTTCTAGTAACGTCAGATATATAGGGATTGTAGCTAGTAAGAAAAGAGGTGATGATATATTATCTTATTTACGTAATAAGGGATACTCAGATGACTTAATTTCTAAGATTAAGGTTCCAGCGGGTATAAATATAAACGCAGTTTCTCCGGAAGAAATAGCGTTAAGTATTATCGCTGAGATAATTAAGGTTTCTAGAGAGGCTAAAGCTAAGGAGGTTACTGAGGAGGAGATAGATCTAGTGTGCGGAATGACAGTATTGAAATCGTCTCCTTATTACTCCACTTTTAATAATAGAACCTACTATTTCTGTAGTAAATATTGTAAAGAAAAATTTGATTCTAATCCTCAAATATATGTTAAATAA
- a CDS encoding antitoxin VapB family protein, translating into MAKTITISEEAYRLLLSEKREGESFSDVIIRLIKSNKKNIMDYAGIWMDMSDEEVNKLFKDFEKLWERWNVDV; encoded by the coding sequence ATGGCAAAGACTATTACTATTTCAGAAGAGGCGTATAGGTTGTTACTTAGTGAAAAGAGGGAGGGGGAGAGTTTTTCTGACGTTATTATAAGGTTGATAAAGAGTAATAAGAAAAATATTATGGATTATGCGGGTATTTGGATGGATATGAGTGATGAGGAAGTTAACAAGTTGTTTAAAGATTTTGAGAAGTTGTGGGAAAGATGGAATGTAGATGTTTAG
- a CDS encoding (2Fe-2S)-binding protein translates to MVQKVHVKIIINDKPYEADIEPRLLLVHFIRDIAGLTGTHIGCDTTNCGACTVILNGKAVKSCTMFAVQANGKEIITIEGLAKDGKLHPIQEGFWVKHGLQCGYCTPGMIMAAYQLLKRNPNPTEEEIRWGISGNLCRCTGYQNIVEAIKYAAEKMRGMS, encoded by the coding sequence ATGGTTCAGAAAGTTCACGTTAAAATAATCATTAACGATAAACCTTATGAAGCTGATATAGAACCAAGATTACTTTTAGTTCATTTCATTAGGGATATAGCTGGGTTGACTGGAACACATATAGGTTGTGATACTACTAATTGCGGCGCATGTACTGTGATTTTAAATGGTAAAGCTGTAAAATCATGTACTATGTTTGCCGTTCAAGCTAACGGTAAGGAAATAATTACAATAGAGGGATTGGCAAAGGATGGGAAATTACATCCGATTCAAGAAGGGTTCTGGGTTAAGCATGGATTGCAATGCGGTTATTGCACTCCAGGGATGATAATGGCAGCTTATCAATTACTTAAGAGGAATCCTAATCCCACTGAAGAGGAGATTAGATGGGGGATTTCTGGTAATTTATGTAGGTGCACGGGTTATCAGAATATCGTAGAGGCAATCAAATATGCAGCGGAGAAAATGAGGGGGATGAGTTAA
- a CDS encoding FAD binding domain-containing protein, giving the protein MYPAPFEYFAPTSLKEALELLAKYGDEAKILAGGQSLIIAMKLRIISPKYIIDINNIPNLSYINESEGYLRLGALTRYADLEYSDLIKSKYPLLYESIKHLADPIVRNWGTVGGNVCYNHPGNNLPAVMLAYNAEFVVTSLSGSRVIKATDFFLGPFQTALRQDEILTEIRIPIPKPRNGGHYIKLERRVGDFAIVSTAVNLSLDYDGTVKEAGIGIGGASNNPVKITKAEELLMGNKINDNLIKEVGKIVTDVIKPVEEPFGPPADYKKAMAGVLTVRAIKQAIKRALSGV; this is encoded by the coding sequence ATGTATCCAGCTCCTTTTGAATATTTCGCTCCCACCAGCCTTAAGGAGGCGTTAGAGCTTCTAGCGAAATATGGGGATGAGGCTAAGATTTTAGCAGGAGGTCAGAGCTTAATTATTGCAATGAAGTTAAGAATAATTTCACCAAAATATATTATAGATATAAATAATATACCAAATTTATCTTACATTAACGAATCTGAAGGATATTTGAGGCTTGGAGCATTAACTAGATATGCTGATTTAGAGTACTCAGATTTGATAAAGTCGAAGTATCCTTTACTTTATGAATCTATAAAACACTTAGCTGATCCAATAGTTAGGAATTGGGGAACTGTTGGAGGAAATGTTTGTTATAATCATCCTGGCAATAATTTACCTGCTGTAATGTTAGCCTATAATGCAGAGTTCGTTGTAACTAGCTTATCTGGAAGTAGGGTTATTAAGGCGACAGACTTCTTCTTAGGTCCATTTCAAACAGCATTAAGACAAGATGAAATATTAACGGAAATAAGAATCCCCATACCTAAGCCCAGAAATGGGGGACACTACATTAAACTTGAGAGGAGAGTAGGGGATTTCGCTATCGTTTCTACAGCAGTTAACTTATCATTAGATTATGATGGTACTGTTAAGGAGGCTGGAATTGGAATTGGAGGTGCAAGTAATAACCCAGTTAAAATAACTAAGGCTGAGGAGTTGTTAATGGGCAATAAGATAAATGATAATTTAATCAAGGAAGTAGGGAAAATAGTGACCGATGTTATAAAGCCAGTTGAGGAACCCTTTGGACCTCCGGCTGATTATAAGAAAGCTATGGCTGGAGTACTTACTGTTAGGGCAATTAAACAGGCGATAAAAAGGGCTTTAAGTGGTGTTTGA